The Vanessa tameamea isolate UH-Manoa-2023 chromosome 27, ilVanTame1 primary haplotype, whole genome shotgun sequence DNA window taacatttttaattttctctaGACATACGCTGATAAAGGCTTCAAGTGAtgccttttgtttttaaaagaaattccgGTTTAAAATATAGCTTCGGTTGTCGCGGGATGTTTTGGAAACAATCGATATTTTCGTATTCtccgtttgttatttttaaatacaatattttttactcgaTAGAGGAAATCCGTTTTGAAATATTCGAgatttagcttttttttaaatatcggcaagtaaataaaagtaaattttatattctatcgTTAAATGCACCGAAATAAATGCAgataatttgaatgaataaattaaatttcagtagggtttattttctttcaattaaattataaccatTGACCATTTTAATTGCTCCTGTcaagtttacataatttttttgtaaatgttaaatgttttcaaattacttacataataataggtattataCCCACGTTTTTAGTTTTCAAAGAGTCATacttaattgttatttcatcAATTTATGAATTGTATCTATCTCTGTTGGGTTAGAAAACCCGCCATTTTTATTTCCTTcaaatgtaatgttttgtaaaaaccCGCCAATATTCTTTTCCTTTTTCCACaggtaataaaatcttaattaacaaaatgaatAATCGATTCCAGTAAACATCAATtttcgaattataaataaaataatattttttattattattccaaaatattaaactatagacttttaaattttataactaaatttttatatatacatatttgttttagcTGGTTTTTCTTTTcagttcaattttaatttcatatttaatccaaataaaaagcaaGCCAGAAtagataatatcataaaaatatttttttatttttaattattggattcatatgttttttatttttattgtcgtATAAATTTTGTTAGTAATGTATAATACATTGTTGCAGATAAGAACTGTTTTTGTGATGAAATCCACAAATATGGAAACTTGTTCAGACCGCCTCAGTCCATCCAGCGATTTGACAAGCGAGTCTGAAACGTCGTTACCATCATTTCCTTACGAACAGCAAAATGGAAATTTTTACACTCAACCTGACATTGCtgagaaacaatatttttcatgcAAACAAAAGGTCCGAACAGATGACAGGAAGGAGGTTTACTTACAAGAAAGCAATAAGAATTCTTTCGAAAACTATCTGTCGCCTAGaagcaaaaagtatttaaatttcgaacttaAATTGCCGCCAATTAATGATAACTTTTTTTCTCAAATCGATAACGAAGACCGACGCTCGAGCTACTTTAATGACGTATCTATGAAAAATGTTCAAAACGAGAACAATCCGATGGtggaaatagaaataaataatgctttTGAAAATGTCGTGAATAATGATAGAGATAGACAACAACAATACTTTGCTGATAATGAGAATAGTATGCGTAGatgtttaaatttcaattcGGAGCAAGTGCAATGTGTGTGCGAAGCTTTACAACAGAAAGGCGATATAGAAAAATTGGCGGCATTTTTATGGAGTTTGCCAACGACGGAGCTGTTGCGAGGGAACGAAACAGTGTTAAGGTTTGAAACAATGCaaattctttttgttttttaataaactaaggtgttaaagtaagtaagtaaggcTTACAATATTCTTTTtgctcattattatttaaataaaaagtagtacAATCGAGTCGAttaatgtttgaaatttttgaaatacaaaaaaaaacacaacaaaaattggtaatataaaaaaaaattttagggCGCGTGCGCTTGTGGCTTTTCATCATGGAGTTTTTCAAGAACTATACGCGATACTGGAAAAGCATCCTTTCCCGCCACGTCATCA harbors:
- the LOC113392078 gene encoding homeobox protein ceh-33-like translates to MKSTNMETCSDRLSPSSDLTSESETSLPSFPYEQQNGNFYTQPDIAEKQYFSCKQKVRTDDRKEVYLQESNKNSFENYLSPRSKKYLNFELKLPPINDNFFSQIDNEDRRSSYFNDVSMKNVQNENNPMVEIEINNAFENVVNNDRDRQQQYFADNENSMRRCLNFNSEQVQCVCEALQQKGDIEKLAAFLWSLPTTELLRGNETVLRARALVAFHHGVFQELYAILEKHPFPPRHHSDLQKLWFKAHYKEAEKVRGRPLGAVDKYRLRKKYPLPKTIWDGEETVYCFKEKSRNALKDCYYRNRYPTPDEKRALAQKTGLTLTQVSNWFKNRRQRDRTPQQSNRPEMLVPAQYVGSQGGLTQSFIPNSYYKLQDASHYLHGNSH